Within the Arachis duranensis cultivar V14167 chromosome 10, aradu.V14167.gnm2.J7QH, whole genome shotgun sequence genome, the region gcaaagcatacatatgcatatgatgcatgtctgtcctatggctgatgagactcatctgtcggttatccagccaactcgacaagtctgaattgtccttagactgtcccccgacgtgcatccctaagagtctatgcatagcattttctcaaataatcgatattgctcaatgggggtaacattcccgagaatttatatagtgctcggtcacacttacgtcgtagcgtcaacagagtatcgagtttttaacatggtacacgtggtggcaaaccatggtactttaTTCAAGgaacctcgtatctcagataattcaaattctcaagccatatgaataattcaaagatcatatctcaacattctcaatccatatctcaacattctcaacattcatcaatccaaatctcattctcaaattcattcaaaaccatatttcaaagaaaatcatcattaTCCTTCTTTCCCTTTCGTTCATTAACaatcccaattcaaaacatGATTCTTTCTTTAATAAACaaatcaatcttaaaacatGTAACGTTTAAAAACaagtctttttaattaattacttcgaataaaacttccaattttataaaactttcggcagcatctcctctaaaatttggattctgccacccttttcgggttcCATCTAAACCTTCCTCAAACCTTTTTCTCAACCATTTCCAAATCTCATtcagttttcaaaattcaaCCAGTTTCAATATCAAATTGTTTTTAAAGCGAATCAGTaccaataataaatcttttttttttaaatcaaaccaGCTCAAATActaaatcatttataaagtcaaactaactcaaaattaaaccaTTTCCAAAATTAATTCAGTTTCATATACCAAATCATTTCCAAAGCCGGTTCGTTTACATTAtcaaaaataacttcaaaaccaagaaaaccatttttcataataattcaACTAAATAACCTTTCAAACTAATTTCTTTTCAGCAATCACAAACTACTTAAGCAATCAAGCAATCAGTCATTCAGTCCAGCAAACAACCACATTTATAAGACAATCATAATCATAGACATCTGTTTCTCACATTAATATCTATTTGTAACAACTCTGTAAGgtaaaatagattttaagaAAAACCCTACCTCGATTAGTCGCAAGTTGCATAATTAAACCCATTAAATCCTTATTCTCATGTTAATCGGCAGCAACCGCAGAAATTCCCAAGCAACCGCAGGGATCACGACAACAACCACATATCTGACATAATTTAGAATTAACGCGGGATAGATATTGAGTGATATTAGAATATAATTGATAATAGAGTATTGCGATAAACAAGAACGGAACCGAATAATCTTACCATGATAAACAGAATAGAACGACACAGTAGCAGCTTCCAAATTGACTGGACAGCAGCTCTAATAACAGCCGAAAGCTCTGATGGTTCTGCAGTAGTGGTGACTATATAATCCGATGCAAACAACCTCAGTAACAACTCACGGTACAAGCAACTTAACAGAAAAGAAGATCTGAGGCAAGATTAGAGCTTACCAAACTGACTTAGGCCTTAGTAGCGGTTTCTGGTGGCAGTGGCAGTGGCGGCGGCGTGGAGCTCCGGCGGGCAACGGCAGAGTCTTCCCGGCGATGGCAGCGGGTTGAACAGAGTCAGAAGAAGCAGCGGCAATCTTCAAGCAGTTCTAACGGCGACAGCACCGTTTCTGGCGATCACAGTCGCGGCGGTGCAGCTCAGAGCGGCGAGTAGCGACGGTGACACCCTCAACGGTGGCGACAGATCTAACTTCGACGTGGCGGCTCCCTCGCAAccttcctctctctcctccGCAGCTAAACGGCGATGACGGATTCCCTTTTTCCCTTTTCCTCCCTTGATGGCGATTCGTGGACCAATAGGCGGCAAGCTGGAAGCGGCGAGACGGCGACGCGGCAGGACGCCTGCAGCGAGCTCCAGGTCGGCGGTAGCAGCTCCTCCCTTGGCGcgctcttcctctctctctctgagtGACTCGACGGTGACGGCGGCTCCCAGCCCCGCTGGCGCCGTCCCCTTTCCTTCCCCCTCTTCTCAGCTTTCCCGTTCTCCCCTCTTTACTCTCACtattcctctttctttctttctttcttttttacagCTGCTGGGTTGGGTCAAAAAAGGGAAACGTTGGCGGTGGTTAGGGTTAGGTTAGAAGGATTAAGATTTTTGGAGATTAAtttgggaattagggtttaatttaggataaaagtaaaattaagaattttggaTAAATTGAAGTTTGGTCAATTTTAATAAAGTTAAAGcatattataaaaattgaaatctaATATGATCtcttaaaattactttaaaaaagtactacttaattattaatttactaatctacttttaatcaaatattttaattttaaaattagaaataatttaaatatataaaattattcaataattataagattaagtaaaatttttaatttaattatcaaaacttgatttaattatttttaatgaaatcatttctaaaagtaaaatttttaatgaatatataaattgaaattaactcATAGTAATATTTTTCGAAAGTTCTAGGTCTTACAGGTTGAGTAACGTGCGTGTATTTACTCTTGAATGTAGGAATGTAATGCGCGTGTGTTTTGTTGGGCTTGTGCcgacttgtaagacttgtaagccAAAAATGTTTGTATATGTAGCATACTTgtatttgaaaaaggatgaaagAAAAGATAATAGGAATGGATGCATGTATGGTTTAATCACTGTTGTTATTCTATCTCTCTTCTGTGCCACTTTTGCTGCTGAGTCAGGGAAGAAGAAGTCAAAATTACTTAAGCCaagtttcaaattttgaaaattttactcCTCTATTAAAGGGATAAATGGCTTGAGGTTGATTCAAGGAGTGAGAGCACAAAGTTCTCTATTGAATATTCTGCTTtctcaattttatcttttttgttttaatgaaaaatggcaTTAATATGAGGAATTAAGGAAAAAGTCATtgagaaaaaaagataaaaagagtTAGACTTAGAGAAAAGTCAAATAATTATTTCAGAaattctttatacatttttctgttttattttcatGATCTTGGGGGGATTCCCTTACTAAGTTGGATAAGCACTTAGTGTTTAAAAATCTAGGGAGTGAACCTAGTTAAATCTAGCTTAAGTAAAAGTTGGGTTTGTCCCAGGTATGATTGGGTTAAATCCTAAGAAAATTGGTGTTTATAATCTTTGAAAGATAGTGAAAATTTCATCACTGTTGTAggggagactggatgtaggtcaCATTGCACTTGGTGATTGAACTAGGATATATGACTGTGTCACTTTTCTTTCTCTGTgttgattctgtttttattttctaagagacaaaataaaattgactcATACTCATTCTAACCAGCAAGACATCACAGCAACTTTGCTCTCATACAATTTTGTTTTGACTCCTCTATCGacaagagacaaaataaaattgtctcctGCTTATTCTAACTAGCAAGATGTAACAACCACTTTACTCtcatacaattttattttgactCCTCTATCGACAAGAGAGAAAGTAAAGTGCCTCCTGAGCTTTCAACAAAAGCAGGCTTAGCATATTCTCTAAAGTTTCATCCGGtctaaagtaaaaagaaaagtaaatatgagGCCTAGATTCAACCTCCCCTCTTCTAAGCCACTCATACCCATCAAATACTATcaacaatataaattttaaaatttagttttatttgttgaattttaataattatacgAACGGGACAGATACCCGCAGAGGCGAATACTCGCAGAGGTGAGTATTCGCAGGAATGAGTTAGAGTTTAACTTTCTACTACCTACGAATAAGAGCGAGACAAATTTTATGCAAGTTATAGTAAAAGATATGAGAAGTGTCATTGGTACATgctaaaaatatattagaagagacccaaaatatttttgttatttctgATTAGTATTTGGTTATagatagaatttaaaaattattcctATCTTGTGTTCGGTGAGAATGAACAAAATACATAGACatataaaaatgacaaaagaaaaaaaataattaaaaaatgaagaataaaGACTCAACCTTGTCGTTGTCTATTTTTACGAAAGATAAGACGTCCCTTCTCCCAAAAAAAGGAACACTtcgattttcaattttttattttagaacaaACTGAATCTTCTATTAAAAAAGATGTTAAATAGCaacgaaaattatttttataggaattttatttgtaatttgtggGGGTTTTAAACCCTCACAAAGTTCTTTTCAACAATATAACCAACTATGGCCATTACGATTACCACCTTCTTCGTCCTCGTCATTATCACCtctacttttattatttttattatgttacgATATTTTATCATCATCGTTATCCTCTCTACTGTCATCATCACTTATACAAATATATgctatcttattttgttttttgttcgatgctattttttctcttttaaaaattttcgtattacaattatttttttttatgatatcaTTTTCAATAATGGTCTTTATCCACTTAATCACTATCGATAAAAGAATTTTGCAAAAATAAACTTATTAATAGTTTGTAAgagtttataatttttataaattacaaataaaatcttccacaaactaatttttattattatttaacaaattttttaacagtaaaattatattatcttaaaataaaaaaattaaggactaaaatatcttttttttagacaataaatattttatttttcgtaaAACTAGACAAAAGCTGAGTTAAGTCTttactcaaaaataaaatattcctcTAACAccatctttctttctctctttgaGAATCATCAACTCCATCTTCTCTCCTCCATCACCATAAAACCACAACCATCCACGTCTTATCCCACTCAAAACTCCGATACTCCTCTGCTACCGGACCTCCATATTCCTTATCCTTGATTAAATCAAAGATTACTACAACTAGCTAACATTTAATTTGACTAAAATTCCAAACTACCACCATATCAACTTGCTTTTTTAACCATCTATATAATTCTATAATCTTATTTTATTCggaaaaatatgaattttactcTTCACAATCCCAACTAAATTCCACGTAACATttcaaaataattcaattatctGTCGATCAAATATATGCCTAAAAAGGTCAAGTTCACACTAAAAACCAATCCATCTGCCTAATGCCCTGAatatatatctattatatatgtAACATGATCAGAAGGATAAACAATGATGAATAACATATCCGATATCTATCACTATATAATTTAGgtcattattatatattatataataattcatttgAATTGAAACCGCATTAAAAGCTTGACAGATTTATATTTCTCGCCCTTTTCATCATAGAGAGGGACTGAACGAAATCCAGACTTGAGCTCTGTGACTGGCAAACATGTCTGGCCAGCAAAATCATCCTTCTCagttctattttcttctttaactTGTATACGTAGCAAAGCCAGATCTGGGACACTTAATGGGAATTCAAACTCTTCTTCCCACACGGGAAACcagttatttttaattgtctttgttttcttcttcgcTCTATCAGCAGGTACTCCAGCAATATCAATCTGTTACAACTTGGTTAAAAAGATGTTAAATGTAATATTTATGTATCACTTATTCAGAATCCTAGCCATGATGATCTAAAATTTTGCAATGTGTGCACTAAACATCAGCcatttgaaatataaaatacatattgaaaataaattaaatgacacatttatttatatacaaatacaaagtGGTTAATTTGGTGACTGACTTTTGATGCACAAACAGCAAATATAGTATGAGATATCATGGTGAGTCACAGTCTATTCACCGATAGATGAGATGTGGACTCAATCTAAATGGAGTCTACGCCTCATTCAACGGGAGCTCGAGTGTAACTTGGCAGGATTTCTATAGAAAAGATACAcataacatttttcatttatcaATGTTGAAGTATATGGAATAAGGTGTCAGACGATCTTTTCACAGAAAGTCAAGAAACAAATGTTCAACTATCTCAACTGTGGCTGGTTGATTAGTGTTCCAAAATTTGGAGTATAATCAAATTAGCAAACTCATACCTTCACATAGAAGTCTGGTGGTGAATGGGAATCGAAGTCCGTTAGGCTGAAATCTGAGCTCCAACCTGTCCCCAAGTAGACTTTTACCTAAAGGGTGAATGAAGACTTTCAGAAGATAGTAGTAAAGTAATTTTTCAGATGATAGTTGTCACCAAGTATTAGAAACAAAGGAATTAATTGGTTTCCATCACCTTTAATGTCTTGTTCACCGGCAATGTTCTTTTAGGATCGAAAACCTCGTTATTCGGACCTTTTTCGACAAGAAAATCAGGTTTTTTCACATAGCCACACCCTCCATTTGCTTTGAACATCCCTTGCATGAACCAAAGTGATTTGCCATGCCCCTAATGAAGAAGGAAGTTACAGATGTCAGCACTCAGCGTTACTGTTGAAAATTGAGTGACTTGTGAAGAATCTTACAAGTTACAATATCACATAATTTACAAAAGGGTGTgctaaaaaacataaaagaatttgataattttgtcGAACTAATGGATATCAAGTTAGTGTACATCTTTATAACTAGAATTTTCAGCAATCAAATCTTTCTTGGTCCAAAATGGTAGCTTATTCAATGTAAAATATGAAAGTAGAATCTTGGAGCAACTGTTGAGTTGTCTCGGTGTGACTTCAAGATCACGGTTCAAACCATAGAGACAACaactgatgtaattatcagcTTAGGCTGCGTAGATTAGACCCTTTGAATGTGGCTCTTTCCCAGATTTTGTGTTAACAAGAGATGCTTGTGTACCaggctgttttttttttttttatctggCTAGCGCACACGAGTAAGGAAATCAATATAGCATTACCAGTAATTATCATTACTGGTAATCGTAATCACAATTATCAAATGCAAGATAGAAATAAATGTACATACACACGTAATAAATGCTAAACAAAGCCGAAAGACCGGTTCACTAGAGTGGAAAATAGATACTGTATAAGTCCAAACCTGCATGTTAAATGCAACCATCTGAGCTCCATGCGTCCATGCTATGTGTGGCTTGTAATTTGAGGAAGTTATGCGTGTTCCCTTTGGATACACTCTCAGAATATTCTTCTGGGTGAACCTAGAAagaatttaatgaaaaaaaaaagaaacatgtCTCATTTTTGGTTGGTCTAAACCATAAAGAAAAAGCAACTATAAGCTTTGGAGTTACAAACAgttatattattgaaaaattttcaagtatTCCAAAAGAATACTAGTGTTCAAGTAGTTTCAGGCTTTTAGCTATTGATATCAATCAtgtgtatattttattatagaGAGTAATGGTTAAAGCCACTAGAATACCAATATTTCTTGAATATTTGAAACGCTTcctatattattaaataaaactcAACCTCAAAAGTTAACTCAAGTGACGAGAAAGAATATTCTCTAACACGTTTCAACATCAATGAGATCATATCTTTAAGCAATATGAGGCTTTTAATAAGCCCTCCTCACACTAAAGATTGGATATTTGAATCGTGAAGTTTACATTACTAGACATGTATGTATGATCCAACTAACAAACACAGGATAGGCTCAGATACCATGCAGACACGGTATCAAGTGGTGGTGAAGCACAAAGAATAACTGTATTGATTCTACCATGTGAAGAGAATGAATTACCACACTTGTGAATGTACAAGAGGTATCATTATATACAAGTTATGCTAATTCAGCTAATGCCTAAGCTAAAGCTACTCTAACTGTATTAACTACCATAGCTAACATAAATATCATAAACTTATCTAACTTGAAATAACTGAATTTACATTGAGCACAACATTTTGGAAAATTACCTTACAATGTCAGGTGCAAAAGATTCAGAAGCCTTTTCAAGTTTACTTTCACTCAAGCTCAAACGCTTAACTTTACCAGCAACCTTCAAGTCTTCCTGAAAATCACCCTTTGATTTGCCAGCATGAATTGTAATCAGACGTTTATACTTAGGTGCACTCTCCTTGTATGATTTTTCATCACTTTCATTCAAATCTTCCACATCCTGACAAAATGAATCAGAGGAAATGTCATTTCTGGTCCCTGGCCTAAATGACAAAGTGCCCCCTCCACAATTCGAAAATTCCTAATCGGTATCCAACTATCCAAATAACTGGTCTAAGCGGTTCTTGAGAAATGGTCAACGACCGAAAAGAACATTTACTCAATAAATAAACTACCACTTCAGTAGTTGGGGGCATTTAGGCAGttcaaattcataataaatgctCCCTTGATCTACCAAAGAAAAAAACCAAATTAGTCTTCATCTCTATACTCACTTTGTCATCAGTTTCCACTTTATTAGTAACATCTGGTGATTGTGATCCTTTGTCAGttgattttggttttttatCTTC harbors:
- the LOC107469481 gene encoding phosphoinositide phospholipase C 6 isoform X2, encoding MNAPLSHYFIFTGHNSYLIGNQLTSDCSDVPIIDALVRGVRVIELDLWPNSTKDDVEVFHGRTLTTPVSLRQCLWSIREHAFVTSKYPVIITFEDHLTPDLQAVVAEMVTEIFGELLYYPETDLLSEFPSPESLKGRILISTKPPIEYLDSKSCDEEDKKPKSTDKGSQSPDVTNKVETDDKDVEDLNESDEKSYKESAPKYKRLITIHAGKSKGDFQEDLKVAGKVKRLSLSESKLEKASESFAPDIVRFTQKNILRVYPKGTRITSSNYKPHIAWTHGAQMVAFNMQGHGKSLWFMQGMFKANGGCGYVKKPDFLVEKGPNNEVFDPKRTLPVNKTLKVKVYLGTGWSSDFSLTDFDSHSPPDFYVKIDIAGVPADRAKKKTKTIKNNWFPVWEEEFEFPLSVPDLALLRIQVKEENRTEKDDFAGQTCLPVTELKSGFRSVPLYDEKGEKYKSVKLLMRFQFK
- the LOC107469481 gene encoding phosphoinositide phospholipase C 6 isoform X1, yielding MATHTYTYKQFSCFNKTFTNTEPGPPSDVLHAFHSFSSAGATSMSADNLLGFLTDHQREPQCTSDDSLRIIQSLKGDHKTDDGLTLDDFFHFLLRDDLNAPIKSEVHHDMNAPLSHYFIFTGHNSYLIGNQLTSDCSDVPIIDALVRGVRVIELDLWPNSTKDDVEVFHGRTLTTPVSLRQCLWSIREHAFVTSKYPVIITFEDHLTPDLQAVVAEMVTEIFGELLYYPETDLLSEFPSPESLKGRILISTKPPIEYLDSKSCDEEDKKPKSTDKGSQSPDVTNKVETDDKDVEDLNESDEKSYKESAPKYKRLITIHAGKSKGDFQEDLKVAGKVKRLSLSESKLEKASESFAPDIVRFTQKNILRVYPKGTRITSSNYKPHIAWTHGAQMVAFNMQGHGKSLWFMQGMFKANGGCGYVKKPDFLVEKGPNNEVFDPKRTLPVNKTLKVKVYLGTGWSSDFSLTDFDSHSPPDFYVKIDIAGVPADRAKKKTKTIKNNWFPVWEEEFEFPLSVPDLALLRIQVKEENRTEKDDFAGQTCLPVTELKSGFRSVPLYDEKGEKYKSVKLLMRFQFK